Below is a genomic region from Spirosoma radiotolerans.
ACCTTGGCTGGAGAGCCAAAAACGGTCTTTGCGTTACCCGGCAATCCGGTTTCTACGGTGCTCTGCGCCTATCGGTACGTACTGCCCTATTTGCGAACATCGCTCGGACTGCCGTTGTCGCCCGCGCGGTATGCGCAACTGGCTACGCCGGTCGTGTTCAAACCCGCCATTACGTACTTCCTGCCCGTTCATCTGACCTCCGAACCCGACGGCCGTATGCTGGCGCACCCTTTACCCGGCTCTGGCTCAGCCGACTTCGCTAATTTACTGGCGGCCGATGCCTTTATGGAACTCCCTGCCGAACGCTCGGAGTTTGAGGCTGGCGAAGCCTTTCGGGTATGGCCGACGCGCAGCTAATGGGCAGATTATTCGATTGATTTTGGTTTATTTTTCTGATCAACGACAAGCCCTTCACTGGGCTTCCATTTATCGTACTCCATATAAAAAGCCGTTTGCCGGGCGACATCAATTCCTTTAAGCCGGGCAACCACGTGCAGGGCTCCGTCGATACCGGCGGATACGCCTGCGGTTGTAATGACTTGCCCATTGTCGACGAAACGGGTATTTCGTAAAATTTTGGCATTGGGCGTCGCCTTTTGTAATGGCTCGATGTAACTGTGAAAGGTAGTCGCCTGCTTGCCGTCCAGAAGCCCCGCTTTTGCCAGCAGCCCGGCTCCCGTGCAAACGGACAGCATTATTTCGGCGTGTTCAGCGGAGCTTTTTATCCAGTTGATCAGTGGTTTATTGTCAATAAATGGGCCCGTTTGCCCACCAGGTAACACAACAATATCGGGCGCTGGGCAATCGGCCAGGCTGTAGTTCGGTATAATCCTGATGAACCCCTGGCTAATGATGGGCTCTTTAGTGAGCGAAACGGTATACACGTTGAATCCCTCCGTTGACGCGAAAACCTCGCTTGGGCCTGAGAAATCCAATACCTCAACGCCATTATGAATAAAGATGGCTACATTCCGCTTCTTCGCTTTTGGCTGACGATCAGCAGCCGAGTTCATTAGCGCAACACTGCGTTTGATAAGTGGCATGCCACAATGTTGACAAACGCCGGGCCCGTTATGACGTTCCAGATCGCATGCGTTGCCGCAAGGTTCACAATAGTAAGCCATCAAGTCTGGTTTTAGGCCTGTTTTCTGAGCATACATTGGGGTAAAAAAAGCTACCCATAAACCGATGGCGATAAGGCAGCGTACGGCAGACATGGTTGAGTTCATAGAGATGGTTTCCAGAAAGGAACTGATTATTTTATAGTTAAAACAGAATCCGATTTTTTCCAGATTCGGCGGAGCTGGCGGGCATCCCGAAAGCCGCATTTGGCGGCAATAGCCTCCATCGTCATGCCGGGATTGTGGAGCAGCGTATGGGCCAATTCGAGCCGCAGCAGGGTTGTGTAGGCATTGATCGTGGTGCCGGTTTCCTTCCGAAAGGTACGCGTCAGGTTTCGGGTACTCATGCCGACAATGTCGGCTAGCTCTTCCAGACTTGCGTTGGCTTCCAGATTGGTAATCAGCCAGTCCTGCATGCGGTGAATGGCCACATTCATGTGGTTGCGGTAATCCAGATACACACTTTTCTGCGAATGACCTTCGCCCCGGCGAAAATAAACGACTAATTCGCGGGCTATCTTGGTGGCGAATAAAGGCCCCTGGTGCTCCTCAACGATGGCCAACGCCAGATCAATACCGGCAGTAACGCCCGCGCTGGTATAAATGCCCGTATCTTTGGTGAACAGTTTATCGTGCTGAACCACTAAGCGGGGATATGTAGTCTGTAGCTCCTCGATCCGTTTCCAGTGCGTCGTACATTTTCGGCCATCAAGCAGACCCGCCTGCGCCAGTATAAAAGCACCGGTACAAACAGAGCATAAATTAACGCCTTTTTTGTGCTGTTGCCGGAGCCAGTCAAAAAAATCCGTTTCCTGTTTAAACGCACTTGACCGAAGATAAGCCATGTCCATACCAGGCAAAAAAATAGAATCGCCGGGCTGGGCTTCTATGTCGGCAAACGAGGCCATAGCCCCGAAATTCAGCCCTGCTGAGCTGGTAACGGGTATTCCCAGCGAGCAATATGCCAGCCGATATGGCGCTCCGTACTCGGCAGCTTCATAAAAAACCTGAACCGGCCCCGTTAGATCGAGGACATGTACAGACGGTGGCACAACAAAAATCACTTGCGAAGTAGGAGACATCGACCCGTTTCGTTAGGCTGTAAAAGTACAGGGTTATTTCATCTTCCAAGAGCCAACCAGCGGACATTTTGAGCCATCCCGTCCATAACCGTCCGAAACGTTCCTGACCGCATTACCAGCGAAAATCGTATCTTTGCGATTGATTAACCGCATATGAACGCCACTTTCGCCAACAACCTGTTCCGCCAGAGTATTCAGGACTATCACCTGACCGACAACGTCGATACCCCTGCCAACAACCCGTTTCCGGCTGATGATATTGCCTTCCTGCTGTACCAGAAAAACTGGATCGATACGGTTCAATGGCACCTTGAAGACATCATCCGCAGCCCGACGATTCGCCCGGATGAACTGGTTGCGGTTAAGCGCCGGATTGACCAGTCGAACCAGGACCGGACCGATACCGTTGAACAGATGGACGGTTGGTTTTTTGAGCAGTTTCGGGACATAACGGCCAAACCAACCGCCCGGCTAAATTCGGAAACACCCGCCTGGCTCCTCGACAGGATGTCGATTTTACAGCTCAAAGTTTACCACTTTCAGGAACAGGTCGACCGCCCGTCGGTATCGGATGAACACCGCCAAAAAGCGCAGCAAAAACTAACCGTTCTGCTTGAACAGGAACAGGATCTGGCTCGCTGCTTCGATGAGCTGCTGGACGATATTCGTAACGGTGACCGCTACATGAAGGTGTATCGGCAAATGAAAATGTACAATGACCCCACGCTGAATCCGGTTCTCTACAGCGAGGCAAAATAAGCTTTGGGGTTGTTCCTCATACCTTCCCTACGTGTATGAAGCATGTGCTTCTTCTTCGGTTCTCGGCGATGGGCGATGTGGCCCTGCTGGCACCCGTTGTAAAGGCGTTTACGCAGCGTTACCCGACTACCCAAATCACCCTGGTGACACGGGCTAGGTTTGCCGTATTTTTTGAGCAGTTTCCAAACGTTCGAGTTGTCGGCGCCGATTTCGACGGTCCCCACAAGGGCCTCATGGGCCTGATTCGCCTATCTAATGAATTACGCCAACTGGCCTCGTTCGATGTTGTGCTGGATGCCCACCAAAACATGCGCTCGGCGGTGCTGAAAAGCCTGTTTCGACTCGTGGGCGTTCCGTCGTTTACGATCGATAAGGGGCGGGCAGAAAAAAGGGCCTTAACCCGAAAGACGAATAAAATTCGGCGTCAATTACCGCACAGTGTGGACCGGTACGCCCGCGTATTTGAGGAAGCTGGCCTGGCTCTTCAACCCGCGAAACCCTTCCAATTTCCACCCTTCAAAACGGCCGAAGCTGAACTTGATGCGTTTCTGAACAACCTGTCAATCACCAGTCATGCACCCTGGCTCGGCATTGCACCTTTTGCGCAGCACACGCAAAAAATGTGGCCCTTCGAGCGCTTCGCCCCGTTGCTGGAACAGTTGTACGTGAATTCTGCGCTCACAGTTTTTCTGTTTGGCGGGGGCGCACATGAAATTGCTCAACTTGAGACTCTACAACAACGATTCCCGCAGGCTATTCTGGTTGCCGGAAAACTTTCCATGGCTGCTGAACTGTTACTCATTAGCCGACTGAGCGGGATGCTGTGCATGGATTCGGGAAACATGCACCTTGCCGCCCTGAGTGGGGTGCCGGTGCTGTCCATTTGGGGCGCTACGCATCCCGATGCTGGTTTTGGACCGTGGGGTCAAAGCGCTGAAGCTATCCTGCAGATTTCACCGGATGTGCTTACCTGCCGGCCCTGCTCCGTCTTTGGCAACAAACCCTGCTGGCGGGGCGACCTGGCCTGCCTGAACGACATTTCAGTGGAAGCTGTCTCGGATAGAGTAAAGCAAATGCTGCGCTAAAAAATGTAAACTATGGATACCTAACCTACTTAAGTTCATTAGAAAGAATGTTTGTCATCTCTCCTTCCGCACCGGCGGACCGGTCGGGATGGCAAACATTTGACTTTACGCTTGCAACAACACCTTCTTATGACTCAACGGCGACGCACTTCTATAATTCTGATTTTGGGTGCCATGACGGCATTATCTCCCTTTTCGATTGACATGTACTTGCCTGGTTTTCCGGCCATTGCCCGCGATCTGCAAACAACGGTACCTCAGGTTGCCCTTTCCCTTTCTACATTCTTCATTGGTATCTCGGCGGGGCAATTGCTATACGGCCCGCTGCTGGATCGGTTCGGCCGAAAAAAACCGCTGTATGCGGGCATGAGTCTGTTCATCCTAACCTCCATTGGGTGCATGACTGCGCAAAGCATCGACTGGTTGATTGCCCTTCGTTTTTTGCAGGCGGTGGGTAGTTGTGTAGCGGGCGTGGCGGCTGTAGCGATGGTACGCGACCTGTTTCCGGTAGAAGAGAATGCAAAGGTATTTGCCCTGTTAATGCTGGTGCTTGGCCTGTCGCCCTTGTTAGCGCCGACCATCGGTGGCTATGTTACGGCCGCTTTTGGCTGGCAGTCTGTTTTTATCATTCTGGCCATAATGGGCGCGCTACTCCTCCTGGCGACACGCTACGGATTGCCGAATGGCTACCAACCCGACACCTCGTTGTCGCTGAAGCCCCGGCCTATACTGGCCAACTTCCTGGCGGTGCTTCGGGAGCCTCAATTTTCGACCTATGCCTTTGCGGGCGGCATGTCCTTTGCGGGCCTGTTTGCCTATGTAGCCGATTCACCGCTGGTGTTCATGGATATTTTCAAGGTCAGCGGGCAAGTGTATGGCTGGATATTCGCAGGATTGTCGGTGGGCTTGATTGGTGCCAGCCAGCTCAACGGTCTCCTATTACGGCACTACCGGAGTGAACAATTGGTGTTTGCCGCCCTTTGTAGCCAGGTGACCATCACCCTGATTTTTCTGTTGCTGACCAGCCT
It encodes:
- a CDS encoding DJ-1/PfpI family protein produces the protein MPLIKRSVALMNSAADRQPKAKKRNVAIFIHNGVEVLDFSGPSEVFASTEGFNVYTVSLTKEPIISQGFIRIIPNYSLADCPAPDIVVLPGGQTGPFIDNKPLINWIKSSAEHAEIMLSVCTGAGLLAKAGLLDGKQATTFHSYIEPLQKATPNAKILRNTRFVDNGQVITTAGVSAGIDGALHVVARLKGIDVARQTAFYMEYDKWKPSEGLVVDQKNKPKSIE
- a CDS encoding GlxA family transcriptional regulator; translation: MSPTSQVIFVVPPSVHVLDLTGPVQVFYEAAEYGAPYRLAYCSLGIPVTSSAGLNFGAMASFADIEAQPGDSIFLPGMDMAYLRSSAFKQETDFFDWLRQQHKKGVNLCSVCTGAFILAQAGLLDGRKCTTHWKRIEELQTTYPRLVVQHDKLFTKDTGIYTSAGVTAGIDLALAIVEEHQGPLFATKIARELVVYFRRGEGHSQKSVYLDYRNHMNVAIHRMQDWLITNLEANASLEELADIVGMSTRNLTRTFRKETGTTINAYTTLLRLELAHTLLHNPGMTMEAIAAKCGFRDARQLRRIWKKSDSVLTIK
- a CDS encoding DUF4254 domain-containing protein, which codes for MNATFANNLFRQSIQDYHLTDNVDTPANNPFPADDIAFLLYQKNWIDTVQWHLEDIIRSPTIRPDELVAVKRRIDQSNQDRTDTVEQMDGWFFEQFRDITAKPTARLNSETPAWLLDRMSILQLKVYHFQEQVDRPSVSDEHRQKAQQKLTVLLEQEQDLARCFDELLDDIRNGDRYMKVYRQMKMYNDPTLNPVLYSEAK
- a CDS encoding glycosyltransferase family 9 protein, which encodes MKHVLLLRFSAMGDVALLAPVVKAFTQRYPTTQITLVTRARFAVFFEQFPNVRVVGADFDGPHKGLMGLIRLSNELRQLASFDVVLDAHQNMRSAVLKSLFRLVGVPSFTIDKGRAEKRALTRKTNKIRRQLPHSVDRYARVFEEAGLALQPAKPFQFPPFKTAEAELDAFLNNLSITSHAPWLGIAPFAQHTQKMWPFERFAPLLEQLYVNSALTVFLFGGGAHEIAQLETLQQRFPQAILVAGKLSMAAELLLISRLSGMLCMDSGNMHLAALSGVPVLSIWGATHPDAGFGPWGQSAEAILQISPDVLTCRPCSVFGNKPCWRGDLACLNDISVEAVSDRVKQMLR
- a CDS encoding multidrug effflux MFS transporter → MTQRRRTSIILILGAMTALSPFSIDMYLPGFPAIARDLQTTVPQVALSLSTFFIGISAGQLLYGPLLDRFGRKKPLYAGMSLFILTSIGCMTAQSIDWLIALRFLQAVGSCVAGVAAVAMVRDLFPVEENAKVFALLMLVLGLSPLLAPTIGGYVTAAFGWQSVFIILAIMGALLLLATRYGLPNGYQPDTSLSLKPRPILANFLAVLREPQFSTYAFAGGMSFAGLFAYVADSPLVFMDIFKVSGQVYGWIFAGLSVGLIGASQLNGLLLRHYRSEQLVFAALCSQVTITLIFLLLTSLGWIGLTGTLILLFAFLACLGISNPNNGALSLAPFTKNAGSASALMGATQMGLGALASFCVSVLNNHTAIPMVSIMASTSLVALLILLVGRRNIRNKATKSAASIQDPIAL